The genome window AAGGGGTCGTTCCATGCTGTcagagggatagggagggaggaagggagagggacacacaaacatgcagaaaCAGGCTCATAAACGTGGGATAACATGCAGGTCtggtcactctctctttccatcggtctttctctctcacactcatgcTTCATCGTCTTCTTTTGCTCTCTCATCCACTGTTAGACACACTTTTTCTTTGTCACACTTACTTACACCCACACATGATCTCTCAATCTCCCAACGTCTCTCTGTTAATTATGTTAGTATGGTTAAATAACAACAATATCCACTCATGCATTTGCTATGAGAGAAAAATGCATCTTTGGACATGCTTTCAAAATAACATCATGCTCCCCCTCCCAACACTTATAGgatttttttaatttgtattaACCACATGCTCATATCATACCTACGATCCTCCTGTTGTAATGTAACATTTTTCTGTCATGCAATACATTCCACTCCCAACTAATCCACATCATGCACTCATCCACCTGGTTAGGCATACTGATCTGTCAACATATCCAGCAAGCAAACAGGTTTTCCCATTCAAATAATATAATAAGAGTCAAACAGATCCATGCTGTAGGAAGGTTGCGACAGAGACTCTGTTCGTGAGCACTCAAATCTTTCCTTTAGGTTTGAGTATGTTTTTTTCTCACCTCTATAGGTAAATTAATATCCAGATGAACACACTGATATGGAGGGGTAAAAAGGTCCTCAGAAAGAGTTTCAGGAGGTTAAAGTGAACTTTAAAGAACAATTTAGGTGTGACACCGGTGGTCATCCACGGGTGATCACTCACCCTCATCATTTCTTATGACTAATATCTGTCCTTCATATTCACCAGCCACTGGAAGACAATCTTCCCAGGGATACCAGGGAGGTAAGGAAGGGTCGTCTGTACCTATTGCCTTCGTTGACTTGCTGCTCCAGCTCCTCGGCTGTCATCTGCATAAACTCCTTGACTATGGCGTTGAGTAACCTCCGTGCCTCATAGTCCGTgagtgtgacgtgatctgtcaTGGAGTCTATGCCCGGTCTAGAGAGTGGTGGGGGAGAGTGGAAGGAGGAGTAGGTTGTATAGGACATTTACATGAACTGTGGCTAGACCTAAAATCTACAGTGaagaataaagaaagaaaaaaagaaagaaagaaagaaagaaaaaaacgggATGGAGCATCGTAGTCCGAAAGGCATTATGTTGATCTGGGAGGTACCCCAGCCAACACGGAAAAACAATCTGCTGAGAGTGGCCCATCTAAAAGGGCCGTTGTGTGACCAAGTCGAGATTTATGACTAAATCAATATCTTCATGGAACAAGGAGTGGGGGTCGTGACTTGGATGTTTTTATTTATCTCATCTATCTCTGCTAAATTAAATTACTCgttatatttaattttttttcgaCTGGAAATTTCATTAGAGTCTCCCTTGACACTTAACTAGAGTGCACTTTGATGATATTGGGCAAAAAATATGCTTGTATGCATGTTGTTACAATAAAATGACAATTTCTTGTGGGAATAGAAAGTAATTTACAGACACAATAGAACGATGGAAAACATGAAGTCTTCCAAAAACAGACAACAAGTAGTAGATATGAATGGATGGTGTATTTATGGTGGATCCACAATTTAAGTCAGTCCATTCATGTGCACAGTATGTGTGCATTGGTGTGTTTGCATAACtacagatgtatgtgtgtgtgtattacataTGGGTCAGCAGGTGTAAATGAACTGTCTGTTAGTCCGTCAGTCCGTCAGTCCGTCagtaagtctgtctgtctgtccgtctgtctgtctgtttgtctcaccTGGCAGGGGCCGCTTGTGAGCTGTACATCTGGCATATGACCAGGGCATAGGTAACAAGGAAAGCAGAGATCTTCAACATAACCATGGTCCCCTACAGCAAAGACACAATCCTGTCAGCTCCACACAATGCTACATACATTCATAAATTCAGTCATAGAACATCAAGAACATCAAGAAAATCATCACCATTTGATCATACATATATGTATACATTGGTGAAGCACACCAACGGACTACTGTATGCTTTTTCAGGCACTTGAAAATAACTTTCCCCAGTCACTGCTCAATTTAGTTGCAGATTCTCTCACTCGCTTCTCTCACCTTCTAATTGGACAGTTCAAAAAAGCCTGACACATCCATCCATTTCTCCATCAATCTATCAATTTCTCCATCAATCTATCCAGTTGAATCCATTCCAACTCATATCCAGCTTCTTATCTCTCTGGCTCCATCTCTGAAAAGGACTGGTAGTCCTCTGCCAAGCCTTTAGCATGTCCAGGACAAGGGTCTTAGCTTGTAGCGCAACACTAACAAGTGGGACAGCAGCATTAGCTGGAGCTCTGAGGAAGGGAGTGGGACACCAGCGTGCCAACTTCCAGGGGAGCAGGTGCATTAGTGTAATAAGCTGCcgcctctctacctctcacacacactcacacacacgccctacctctctttcagacagcccgaaccccccagacccccatccttctctcttgctccctttcCAGCTCCAACACTTACTTTCACTCTTCTCCACCTGCACTTTCTCTTACCGTCTccggccccctccctctcccccttggtGCCTGTGGAACTGGGCTCTGGAACCCTACAGCCACACATCAATTCCATTATCACCACTACCTCATCACACTGCACCAAAACGCAGGTTTACACTCTCAACATCCCATGGACTTTCCGttcaaaaacatttttggtccATTACGTGAATCACAGTAAAAGTTTATCACTTACCTTCAGTGATAATCACCTTGCAAAAAAATagagctatatatatatatatcaaacaCTAAGTTGACTTCTCTCAACTTGAAGACCAACTCTTGATTCTGTTGCAAGCGGAGCCAATGCACAAGCCTATATATCCACCACTTGGATTTGTGCATTGACCGTGTAGGTGTTTAATTATCTTTCTTCGGCCAATCCGCTGGCTGAGATGCTCCTGTAAGCCAATCAGATGTCATCCCTTACTTCTGGCACTCTAATAAGGGAAATGGCTTTGCAATGACGTCATTCTCCAGTCATGATGTGCTCCATTCACAAAATATTCCAGTCATTTAGACCATTTGACATCCAAGTTGGTGTTGTAGCCATTAATTAAACAAGCAAACCAAATTAGCAGGACATGAAAACTATCCCCAACGATACACATTTTGTGGGAAATCTTACATGCATGACATTTGTCAAGTGACAAATCAGTAAATCCCGTCATTGATTTGCAGACGGGGCCATCTGCTGGGGAGGCATGTAAACTGCCATGTACATGACAACAATTCAGTCCAGGATTGGAATTACGGTATTCAAGATATAGAAAATCCATGAATTCAAGAATCTGTCTTTGTTTTTACACAGTGAAAATACACATTGATTAAATTTGTAACATTGATTATACGTTGACAGTACTGGTTTACAAAAAATCTACTTAAATAGgatatattttaaaatgttgacacaaTGTGAAACAATGTTCTACGATCAGATTATTAatgtaaaacaaatattttggtAATAATTTGACAATAGTCCATCAAGCAAAACTTAAGTTGTGCCGCCAACTGGTTTTCATGATCAAGATCATTGGCTAACATTCCATTTGTAATGACAAACACTACTGCCTACCCCTCTCTATCAATTATATAACAATTTTTCACGTGGCATCAACTGACTTCCCTTCCTCTTCATTACAGTGGACACATACAGTctatgtgtccgtgtgtgtacaaatgtgtgtgtgagtgtgtgttgctgtggctgtgtgtgcgagtgggagtgtttgtctgtgtctcgggggagaggagggggaggtcttTTCTTGTCTGCGTCATAGAGGAACCCCATTAGACAGGATGAGCCTTTTAGTGCTATTGAGCAGCAAGCCACAGCGATGTCACAGACTCTAAATCACTGCAAAATGGGCCGCCCAGGGTCCTAACCCATACCTtggagaacagggagagggaaagatagtGTATACAGTGTATAGGTCTGCTTGCGTACTTGTCTGTGGTTTCACCTGCTCTTGAGTGCGtttgtatgtcagtgtgtgtatgtgaatgagcatgcatgtgattgtgtgtatatgtgacagTGGATGCGATCTCGCAATGATATTACTCAAAGTTCACCTTTAGGGagtgagtacagtagagtcaaTACAGTAGTCTTTCACAACAGATCTTCTCTCGCTTAGCTCAGCTCAGCCACCCTGGTGTGATTTCAGGGGACATTCAACAATTTGCCCTAACAGGATGGAATACCAAATCAGATGGGCTATTTATGACAGTTTTGGTCGGTTTTGTCAAATCCACCGCACAAGCACAGACAAATTTGCTtttagagaaataaaaaagacaacCACGATCATTTGCATATttgatgtgtttttctttttcttattaACATACTAAACCATAAAGCTTAATTCACTAGACTAGAGAATGTAAGTCATACTTTGGGAGATGCATATTGGTGATAAGGCCAAAGGGCTGAGATATGATCTTTGTTCCACTCTTCAGCGCAAGGTGCTGCGCTACAAGTGGGCAGGACCAGATTCAGATCAAATGCTTCATAAAGACAAAGGAAAGAGCAACTGCACTTAAGTCATTAGCTACACTGTGATAGCTCTAAATCTCTAAATCTAATTTGTGCTCACCATCACCAAAGAGGCTCTGCTTGATTGAATGTTTGTGACCGAGCTTTTATCATTGTGTGGTTTCCACTGGAGGCTCTGAGGGGTTTGTTCACCTGGAGTGAGTACTCACCAGgattacctgcacacacacttgaccaTACTGTTTAGTAtgatcagaaacacacacatgaaaatgcAGAGGCAAATGCACAAAcatgcagagatggagagaacacTGGCAAGTACAATTGATTTTTTCTGGTTTACTCTTTTTctctaacatacacacaaacacatgcttcaCATACATGCATGGTCCCCCCTTGAAGTACATGCATAGTCCCCATGAAGTGGGATTTAGGGACACCAAACAAATGCTTACATTTTGGAATAGGTCATTACTTTAAGACCCATGTGGAGTGCCACTTCACTTGTAAGAGCGAGCAAGCGCTCACTGGCTTCACTGTTGTTCATCTCAGGACATTAGGGAAATTACATTTAATAGTTTAAACAGCGAGGCATCAATCAGGTGGCCATTGCATGCTGCGTGGGAGGAAGGTTTGGCTAGCTCTGACATCATCCTCCGCTGGTTTCAGTAGTACTCCACTTTCATTCACgaaaaggaggaaagagggaaaatGTTGACCACTCAACAATGTCTAGACTCTTATAAATGCGGCGTTTGTGGAGAGGGGTTTTGTGTATTCATGAAAGTGCATTCAAAGTATCTATCATGGTTCTACAAGTGTAAAGTGACTCAGCTTGAGGAAATGTAGATTCAAATGGAATATGGACTTTAACTGGACTTGCTTGGTCCTTGCTTGCTCTGCCTTTTTCAACCTGGTAAAACCAGGTTGTACGACCAATACATGTACGACCATTATGATCTTGTTGTAAAAAATTACTTAAATTCAGCAAAACTATTCTCACAGTGACTCAGACGAGTACCCTTTTGAAAGCTTGAGAGTAGCAAGCAATTCCTTCCAAGTATCTTAAGAAAACTTGGCTCAATCACATTGGAGCCATTTCAGGTTCAATACACTTGATCAACTTGGATCCCATCCCATGGTATTTATAGAAAGTTAAACGGTATGCGGTTATGAAATGTGGCCCATGGCCAGGCTCTGCTGTCATTTCTTTCTCCACAGCAAAGACGAGTTGAAAATTAAACAGTTAGTGTCAGCTTCAATGTATTAGACTGGTAAGGTCCAGTTTAATGTACATGATGTTATACTGTAAAACATTGGATTAACCTGTGAATTATCTTCACTGTTCACCTAAACAATAGGGTTattttgtgtttaaaaaatgTGTGTTCAATGATGGGTTGTGGATGGTTGCCTCTAGAACCTGGTGCTTTTGAATAATTGACAAGAAAAGTGACATGGTAACAAGTTCTCCAATCGATTGGCACCATATAGTTGTTAGAGGGCGGGTAAGATTTTTGTTTAATCCATTCTGAATTCAGGCTGTATGATTGTGAAAAGTGAAAAGTAGTTTTTGTTGAAAGTAGTTAGGTTGCAGCCTAACTGGGCTTGGTGCCTACATTTCCTGGGGTGGTTCCCTGGTTAAGGGTATCATACAGGCTCAGGCCTTACCACAGGGACCCATGTTTCCTCCCCTCTATTATAATGAAATTCCTGGGTGACAGAATACACCAAGATTTTTCTAAATACAGACACTTTCTAAACCATGTATGTCCAATCAGCCACTCCTCAGAGAAGACACCCAACTGACGCAATAGACCATTAAAGTCTGTGACCCTTaattctcccccttctctgatTATATCACTCTCTTATTGAAGTAATTGAGTCTTACAGCTAATGACTCTGGCACCGTGGAGATGAAATTAATACTCCGTGTTCGGATGCTGGCATAGCATTTCCTTCATGTTAGAAATGGGACAGATTTTCTAATCAGTTAAATGCAGTAAAAGCACCCTCAATCGTCAAAGCCATTACTGTGACATGATGGATCCCGGAGCACAAGTCACCATTAAGGAGTTTGATGTATAGATTAGCAATGGTGAGCCAGATACCGTAGGTGTCTCAGAAGCTACACTTGACCACTTATATTCTGAGATGTTACAATAGTGTTACTGACTGTCACAACATTGATTTTACCATGCCCAAAAATAGGATATGAGGATGGCCATGAGTGGAAGACTAGAATTGTTTCTGAATCCAATCtgatgagggagtcaggtggctgagcggttagggaatcgggctagtaatccgaaggttgccagttcgattcccggtcatgccaactgacgttgtgtccttgggcaaggcacttcaccctacttgcctcgggggattgtccctgtacttactgtaagtcgctctggataagagtgtctgctaaatgactaaatgtaaatgtaatgtaaatgtgatgaatGATTCAATAATCATGTTTAAGACCCATACTTGGCATTATTACCTTGGTCTCTCAGTGGATGACTGGACTCCACTCACTTAAGAAAAGCCTTTTCTTAAAAGTATTCAATTGTGTCCTTAATCCAGTCCATGGAGTGCTTCACAGGACTCAACTTTTGATGCGTCTTTAGATTTACTGGTTTCTTTAAACTGCTTTTCTCACAGACTCACCCTGCTTTACACTGGGACATTTGGTAAAAACTGTGATATAACTGACAATCTTGATTATACTTTAGCATTCAAATGTGGTACTACAAAATGAATCATTCTATGTCAGTGAAATTGTTCAATAAACTCACCCCTCAATGGACATACAGGTCATGCACACAATTTGTTTGTGGAATGTGTGTTATGTATACCCAGGACAAGGAAACCTTTTTAAGGTAAATCTCAGAAGGGGGAAATGGCACACTTCTCTTAATAGCTCTTACCTGATCTCAACCAAACTTATCTGGGTCTGAATAAGTGGTTCATAGATTTGTTGTCTAGCCACTGAGGAAAAATTGGTGACTAAATTAAAGCGGTTTCTCATAAAGGGGGGTCAGTGGTAGCCAAGAATCACTTTCATCTCCAAAAGTGACCTCTCACATTAGTTAATCCAAAAATACAGTATTGGATGGGCAAATGCAATTAATGTTTGAGCATATGCTTGGAGAGCCAGGGAAATACTTTGAGCTGCATTAATGATTTGATGTCTCATTTCCCAGACTTggcattggctgtttctttccaTTGACAGTCAACCAATACTGTTGAGAAAGTTAATGGTGTTGGTGCACTTTTTGAAATAATTGTTTGCATTGTCATTCAGTACATGAACGTGCATTGTGATGAAGAGAACACCTTAAACTGAAGAGacatgattttcttttgttATGCAATTATGTTGCATGACAAaattagtcaggtggctgagcggtgagggtatcgggctagtaatctgaaggttgccagttcgattcccggccgtgccaaatgatgttgtgtccttgggcaaggcacttcaccttacttgcctcggggggaatgtccctgtacctactgtaagtcgctctggataagagtgtctgctaaatgactatgtaatgtaaatttaataattatattatcataaaataaaatattacaAACCAGTATTTTCATTAAAAGCATGTGCCTTCTCCTGTCACCCGAGATGTACTCTTGTCCTTGATATAATCCATGTCTGCTTCACAGTATCCACCTTGAGACCACCTAATGATTTTCTACAAGAcagcacacaagcaaacacatgaTTGACAGGCAGAGGAAGTTATACATACAAAGAGTGCAGAATTATGTGGTTACTCTTTCTTGTTCTTTGTCTGAGCAGGCTGCACACATACATCCCCAGGGGATTACAAGCTGCCAGACCAGCTTCCCCATCAAACAAACTACACCTGTCAGATCAGACGGGAACTGCAGGGAACCTGTCAAACATACAAGTCCCAGAATGCACCTGATCCATAGTGCTACACATGTAGTGGAGTAAAAGAGTCAAGCATGGCatccatgtttacatttacatttacatttagtcatttagcagacgctcttatccagagcgacttacagtaagtacagggacattcccccgaggcaagtagggtgaagtgccttgcccaaggacacaacgtcagttggcatgaccgggaatcgaactggcaaccttcggattactagcccgattctctcaccgctcagccacccgactccccATGTTCTTATCAAGAAGACTTGACAGCAGTGTGTAAATATAGGTCCACAGCAGTGCAATGACACATTATTCATTTTGTTTACAGTGCCTCAAGAAAATTATTCAGacaccttttctttttcttttttgttgttgctatggttagagataattaaaaaaaaatatttcaaaaaaATCTTTTTGCCCTAAAACTACATATCTCTTGTGATAAATTATGACAATTTTTGGACAAATAACTTTGCAGAATTaagagctttgtgtgtgtgttttttttcattgacTAATTATTGACACAAATGTTTCAGGTACAGAATTCCTTAAACTTCATGGCTTTTTGCTGGGGCATGTACTGTGAAATGCTGAACGATGAGGAAAAATGATGTATACACATTGGAGTATCAATAGAGGGTCAGATTGTGTctcaaaataagtcattttcaTGCTTTACAAAAACA of Osmerus mordax isolate fOsmMor3 chromosome 4, fOsmMor3.pri, whole genome shotgun sequence contains these proteins:
- the LOC136942232 gene encoding calcitonin gene-related peptide-like isoform X4, encoding MVMLKISAFLVTYALVICQMYSSQAAPARPGIDSMTDHVTLTDYEARRLLNAIVKEFMQMTAEELEQQVNEGNSVTAQKRACNTATCVTHRLADFLSRSGGMGNSNFVPTNVGSKAFGRRRRNTQM
- the LOC136942232 gene encoding calcitonin gene-related peptide-like isoform X3, with product MVMLKISAFLVTYALVICQMYSSQAAPARPGIDSMTDHVTLTDYEARRLLNAIVKEFMQMTAEELEQQVNEGNSVTAQKRACNTATCVTHRLADFLSRSGGMGNSNFVPTNVGSKAFGRRRRNTQIG
- the LOC136942232 gene encoding calcitonin gene-related peptide-like isoform X1 → MVMLKISAFLVTYALVICQMYSSQAAPARPGIDSMTDHVTLTDYEARRLLNAIVKEFMQMTAEELEQQVNEGNSSVTAQKRACNTATCVTHRLADFLSRSGGMGNSNFVPTNVGSKAFGRRRRNTQIG
- the LOC136942232 gene encoding calcitonin gene-related peptide-like isoform X2, which produces MVMLKISAFLVTYALVICQMYSSQAAPARPGIDSMTDHVTLTDYEARRLLNAIVKEFMQMTAEELEQQVNEGNSSVTAQKRACNTATCVTHRLADFLSRSGGMGNSNFVPTNVGSKAFGRRRRNTQM